One Pantoea eucalypti genomic region harbors:
- a CDS encoding spore coat protein U domain-containing protein, with product MKLKLFLCAAAGLTVAMTPLTQAATTSGTINATLTLTTGCLVNGQSATAGVNFGTLNFGSSAATFDTLNATLVGAAGNGIFVRCTTGQDYNVVVTSSNTAPATIYGTASASPRYLVLGSDNAQGIAYTLYSDASFTTAIANNTPIAASGTTDPTLGTNYAIYGRVVGGGFNPLIPAGTYTDTINVAVNY from the coding sequence ATGAAACTCAAGCTTTTTCTGTGTGCCGCTGCAGGATTAACTGTCGCAATGACACCCTTAACCCAGGCGGCAACGACCTCGGGAACCATCAATGCCACGTTAACGCTGACCACGGGTTGCCTGGTAAACGGTCAGTCAGCTACGGCGGGCGTTAACTTCGGTACCCTGAATTTTGGTAGCAGTGCAGCGACCTTCGACACCCTGAACGCCACGCTGGTCGGTGCGGCGGGTAACGGTATTTTTGTCCGCTGTACCACGGGTCAGGACTATAACGTGGTGGTGACCAGCAGCAATACTGCGCCAGCGACCATTTATGGCACCGCCTCTGCATCACCACGTTATCTGGTTCTGGGATCGGATAATGCACAGGGCATCGCCTATACCCTCTACAGTGACGCCTCTTTTACCACGGCTATCGCCAACAATACGCCAATCGCCGCCAGTGGAACCACGGACCCAACACTGGGCACCAACTACGCCATTTATGGCCGGGTTGTTGGCGGCGGTTTTAATCCCCTGATTCCTGCCGGAACTTATACCGATACGATTAACGTTGCCGTGAACTATTAA
- a CDS encoding spore coat U domain-containing protein encodes MIKSLLLAALLLTLPSVSYAACGLPASTASFGSVTTFVANTTVSSVTTNANVNCGAGSALSLLGNNQITFQLTGATNISGTRGVLKRSGDTGSDNVPVRLCTDSACASELTIGSTPFVYSSQTLINLAGLLGSLNFALPVYLRTVPGQVVAAGTYSVTLNMAVTYRICTSIGVGNLCLSEQQGSGVIPINVTAVLTNDCTTITAPNISFGSAPLVSSFSAVSQTINVLCSKGSTYTVGLNNGSYPAGSVRNMASGANRLSYEIYKSATSNRWGAAGTERWSSTTSTAVSADGLTRGFNYTARILTTQNTPPAGNYSDSVVVDLSF; translated from the coding sequence ATGATCAAATCTCTGTTACTGGCTGCCCTGCTGCTGACACTGCCGTCGGTGAGCTACGCCGCCTGCGGTCTGCCCGCGTCGACCGCCAGCTTCGGCTCGGTCACGACGTTTGTGGCGAATACCACCGTCAGCTCGGTGACCACTAACGCCAACGTCAACTGTGGCGCAGGCTCGGCGTTGTCACTGCTTGGCAATAACCAGATAACGTTTCAGCTGACCGGCGCGACCAATATCAGCGGCACACGGGGCGTCCTGAAACGCAGTGGTGACACCGGCAGCGATAATGTGCCAGTACGGCTCTGCACCGACAGCGCCTGCGCCAGCGAACTGACGATTGGCAGCACGCCGTTTGTTTACAGCTCACAAACCCTGATAAATCTGGCAGGTTTGCTGGGCAGTCTTAACTTTGCCCTTCCCGTCTATCTGCGCACTGTTCCCGGTCAGGTGGTTGCAGCGGGAACCTATTCCGTTACGCTAAATATGGCTGTGACTTACCGCATCTGCACCAGCATTGGCGTGGGTAATCTCTGTTTAAGCGAGCAGCAAGGCAGCGGCGTGATTCCGATTAACGTTACCGCTGTCCTCACCAACGATTGCACGACGATCACCGCACCCAACATCAGCTTTGGCAGTGCGCCGCTGGTGAGTAGCTTCTCCGCTGTATCCCAGACCATTAACGTGCTGTGCAGTAAAGGCAGTACCTATACCGTCGGGCTGAACAATGGCAGTTATCCGGCGGGCAGCGTCAGGAACATGGCGAGCGGAGCGAACCGTCTGAGTTATGAGATTTATAAAAGTGCCACCAGCAATCGCTGGGGAGCGGCAGGCACTGAACGCTGGAGCAGTACCACCTCGACAGCGGTATCAGCGGATGGACTGACGCGCGGCTTTAACTACACCGCGCGCATCCTGACCACTCAGAACACGCCGCCTGCGGGAAATTACAGCGACAGCGTGGTCGTCGATTTATCGTTTTAA
- a CDS encoding fimbria/pilus outer membrane usher protein: protein MRPFSLHPCALAVASVIYALTPDPVLAETYSSLPPPHSLQTSSSGQQYMLELVINQQENGNIVPVEQRNDHFWLRSGDLQRAGLPLDKLGEQAQIDVSSLQSVSVEYDAARQRLLLTVPPEWLPGQVIGEAKNGPRYPGRTSAGALINYDLYASRTDTTGTRLSAWNELRLFGDAGHVSTNGVWQQQLEGSPGYQDNGYIRYDSWWSNEDENAVMSWRVGDLVTDSLAWSSSIRLGGISVGRDFSVRPDLVTYPLPAFSGQAAVPSTVDLFINGYRSGQANVQPGPWSLTNVPFVNGAGDAVITTTDAVGRRVTTTMPFYVSSNLLKSGLADYAISAGAIRENYGIKNFDYGAAAASGSYRYGMTDWLTLESHAEGSENLAMGGLGGQLRVGSWGVVNGAVAQSHLDGDSGRQYSWGYQYNNRWFNIGTQQTQRSSDFGNLALVGSRAGSQADSRYTLSRRTAQYSASISLNRFGSVGAAFIDITDGQGDRTRLWNLSWSKNLWGNSSLYVSASRDQEEKSWTGALSLVIPFGEQGSAAISTERDQRGRDSQRLYASSAMPSDGGFAWDASWANQSGDSGDYRQGSLRYRNNHIDTSGGFYGDDDNLTQWADVAGALVLMDNGVFAANAINDAFVLVKTGYPDVNVRYENQSMGRTNQQGYLLVPAISSYYPAKYDIDTLDLPADMTTPHVEQRFAVKRQSGYLLNFPVEKLRSASVILVDAQGQPLPVSSLVQRADHATEYVGWDGIVWMENLTARNPMEVVTPDGRRCETELRIASGQPQALKTYGPLTCALPAPAAGSAASPAESFTSGTQP from the coding sequence ATGAGACCTTTTTCCCTGCATCCCTGCGCGCTGGCGGTAGCCAGCGTCATTTACGCCTTAACGCCGGATCCTGTGCTGGCGGAGACCTATTCATCCCTGCCTCCACCGCACAGCCTGCAGACCAGCAGCAGCGGTCAGCAATATATGCTGGAGCTGGTGATTAACCAGCAGGAAAACGGCAACATTGTGCCAGTCGAGCAGCGCAACGACCATTTCTGGCTGCGTAGCGGCGATCTGCAGCGTGCCGGTCTGCCACTGGATAAGCTGGGTGAGCAGGCGCAGATCGATGTCAGCAGCCTGCAATCCGTCAGTGTGGAATATGACGCCGCCCGTCAGCGGCTGCTGCTCACCGTACCACCGGAATGGCTTCCCGGTCAGGTGATTGGCGAGGCGAAGAACGGACCGCGCTATCCGGGGCGCACCAGCGCCGGCGCGCTGATTAACTACGATCTCTACGCCAGCCGTACCGATACCACCGGCACCCGGCTTTCTGCCTGGAACGAACTGCGCCTGTTCGGTGATGCCGGACACGTCTCTACCAACGGCGTCTGGCAGCAGCAGCTGGAAGGCAGCCCCGGTTATCAGGACAACGGTTATATCCGTTACGACAGCTGGTGGAGCAATGAAGATGAGAACGCGGTGATGAGCTGGCGGGTCGGGGATCTGGTGACTGACTCGCTTGCCTGGAGCAGCAGCATCCGACTCGGCGGCATCAGTGTGGGTCGCGACTTCAGCGTCCGTCCTGACCTGGTGACCTATCCGCTACCCGCCTTCTCTGGCCAGGCTGCAGTCCCCTCCACCGTCGATCTCTTTATCAATGGCTATCGCTCCGGTCAGGCAAATGTGCAGCCTGGCCCCTGGTCATTAACCAATGTGCCATTCGTCAATGGTGCGGGTGACGCGGTGATCACCACCACAGATGCGGTCGGCCGACGCGTCACCACCACCATGCCGTTTTATGTCTCCAGCAATCTGCTGAAATCGGGGCTGGCTGACTACGCTATCTCCGCCGGGGCGATTCGCGAAAATTACGGCATTAAAAACTTCGATTACGGTGCGGCTGCCGCCAGTGGCTCATATCGCTACGGCATGACCGACTGGCTGACGCTGGAGAGTCACGCCGAGGGCAGCGAAAATCTGGCGATGGGCGGGCTGGGAGGTCAGCTTCGGGTTGGCAGCTGGGGCGTGGTTAACGGCGCGGTGGCACAAAGTCATCTTGATGGCGACAGCGGCAGGCAATATAGCTGGGGCTATCAGTACAACAATCGCTGGTTCAACATCGGCACGCAGCAGACCCAGCGCAGCAGCGACTTTGGCAATCTGGCCTTGGTCGGCAGCCGTGCCGGTAGTCAGGCGGATAGCCGTTACACGCTATCGCGCCGCACTGCCCAATACAGCGCCAGCATCTCACTGAACCGCTTTGGCAGCGTCGGCGCCGCCTTCATCGATATCACCGACGGCCAGGGCGATCGCACCCGCCTGTGGAACCTCTCATGGAGTAAGAATCTGTGGGGAAACAGCAGCCTCTATGTCTCCGCCAGCCGCGATCAGGAGGAGAAGAGCTGGACCGGTGCGCTCTCGCTGGTGATCCCGTTTGGCGAGCAGGGCAGCGCGGCGATCAGCACCGAGCGCGATCAACGCGGTCGCGATAGCCAGCGTCTCTATGCCTCCAGTGCCATGCCCAGCGACGGTGGATTCGCCTGGGATGCCTCATGGGCGAATCAGAGTGGCGACAGTGGCGACTACCGGCAGGGCAGTCTGCGCTACCGCAATAACCATATCGACACCTCGGGGGGCTTCTACGGTGATGATGACAATCTGACTCAATGGGCCGATGTCGCCGGTGCACTGGTATTAATGGACAACGGCGTCTTTGCCGCCAACGCCATCAACGACGCTTTTGTGCTGGTGAAAACGGGCTATCCCGACGTTAATGTCCGCTATGAAAATCAGTCGATGGGACGCACTAACCAACAGGGCTATCTGCTGGTCCCCGCCATCAGCAGCTACTACCCGGCCAAATATGATATCGACACCCTCGACCTGCCCGCCGATATGACCACGCCCCATGTTGAGCAGCGTTTTGCGGTGAAACGTCAGAGCGGCTACCTGCTTAACTTCCCGGTGGAAAAACTGCGCTCCGCCAGCGTGATTCTGGTTGATGCACAGGGCCAGCCGCTGCCGGTCTCAAGCCTGGTACAGCGTGCGGATCATGCCACTGAGTATGTCGGCTGGGATGGCATCGTCTGGATGGAAAATCTCACTGCCAGAAACCCGATGGAGGTGGTGACGCCCGATGGCCGCCGCTGTGAAACCGAACTGCGCATCGCCAGCGGTCAGCCGCAGGCGCTGAAAACCTATGGCCCTCTGACCTGCGCGCTGCCCGCGCCCGCCGCAGGCAGCGCAGCCTCTCCCGCTGAATCTTTCACGTCCGGAACCCAACCATGA
- a CDS encoding spore coat U domain-containing protein, giving the protein MIACGLPLLIRCFSAWGLPTSTFQVTASVVAGCVISGTNTGVFGTLNFGTQSGVAATPASASFVQSTSINLACTPGTTLSMSINQGANFTTTRNLKLPNFSNTVPYTLFSNASRTTVIPVNQAVPLSYSNANNITLPIYGQLQLPGTARAGVYTDTLTVTLSW; this is encoded by the coding sequence ATGATCGCATGCGGTCTGCCTCTGCTGATAAGGTGTTTCAGCGCCTGGGGTCTGCCCACCAGCACCTTTCAGGTCACGGCTTCTGTCGTGGCAGGCTGCGTAATATCCGGAACCAATACCGGTGTTTTCGGCACACTTAACTTTGGCACACAGTCTGGCGTGGCGGCCACTCCCGCCAGCGCCAGCTTTGTGCAGAGTACCTCGATAAATCTTGCCTGCACGCCGGGCACCACGCTGAGCATGAGCATTAATCAGGGCGCCAATTTCACGACCACCCGCAACCTGAAACTGCCCAACTTCAGCAATACCGTTCCCTATACGCTCTTTAGTAATGCCAGCCGCACCACGGTGATCCCGGTCAATCAGGCGGTGCCGCTGAGCTATAGCAATGCCAATAACATTACGCTGCCGATCTATGGCCAGCTGCAACTGCCCGGCACTGCGCGCGCCGGCGTTTATACCGATACGCTGACCGTCACCCTGAGCTGGTGA
- a CDS encoding molecular chaperone: MKPLRALLLLLSSPLFHAAFAANSVMIWPIDPAINPEEKASELWLENRGNTTTMMQIRVFSWQQINGQEQYQTQQRVVASPPMVRMEPGQKQLVRLIKQTPPAAGKEQAYRVVLDEIPTPRNPGENQAGLTFQMRYSVPLFVYGTGLSTDSARPALRWQQISEGGKRWLQLTNSGNGHARLSNVTIGGRKLGDGLYGYVLADSTYRWPLTTPVSGELTAEVNKSPWRSAAQK, from the coding sequence ATGAAGCCACTGCGCGCCCTGCTGTTGCTGTTAAGTTCTCCCCTATTCCATGCAGCCTTTGCTGCTAACTCTGTGATGATATGGCCTATCGATCCCGCCATTAATCCTGAAGAGAAAGCCAGCGAACTCTGGCTGGAGAATCGCGGTAACACGACCACGATGATGCAGATCCGTGTTTTCAGCTGGCAGCAAATCAATGGACAGGAACAGTACCAGACCCAGCAGCGGGTGGTCGCCAGCCCGCCAATGGTGCGAATGGAGCCAGGACAAAAACAGCTGGTCAGACTGATTAAACAGACGCCGCCTGCGGCCGGTAAAGAGCAGGCTTATCGGGTGGTGCTGGATGAGATTCCCACGCCGCGCAATCCTGGCGAGAATCAGGCCGGACTGACCTTTCAGATGCGCTACTCAGTGCCGTTGTTCGTGTATGGCACCGGGCTCTCCACCGACAGTGCCCGTCCGGCTCTGCGCTGGCAACAGATTAGCGAGGGAGGCAAGCGCTGGCTGCAGCTGACCAACAGCGGCAATGGCCATGCCCGACTGAGCAATGTGACTATCGGCGGTCGCAAACTGGGCGACGGTTTATATGGCTATGTGCTCGCGGACAGCACATATCGCTGGCCACTCACCACGCCGGTCAGCGGCGAACTCACTGCAGAGGTCAACAAGAGCCCGTGGCGCAGCGCTGCCCAGAAATAA